In the genome of Drosophila yakuba strain Tai18E2 chromosome 3R, Prin_Dyak_Tai18E2_2.1, whole genome shotgun sequence, one region contains:
- the LOC6538002 gene encoding caspase: MDASNNGESADQVGIRVDNPEQPNDHTDALGSVGSGGAGSSSLGAGSSHPYGTGAIGQLANGYSSPSSSYRKNVVKMVTERHAAEYNMRHKNRGMALIFNHEHFEVPTLKSRAGTNVDCENLTRVLKQLDFEVTVYKDCRYKDILRTIEYAASQNHGDSDCILVAILSHGEMGYIYAKDTQYKLENIWSFFTANHCPSLAGKPKLFFIQACQGDRLDGGVTMQRGQTETDGDSSMSYKIPVHADFLIAYSTVPGFYSWRNTTRGSWFMQSLCAELAANGKRLDILTLLTFVCQRVAVDFESCTPDTPEMHQQKQIPCITTMLTRILRFSDKPLAPAGRV; the protein is encoded by the coding sequence ATGGACGCCAGCAACAATGGAGAATCCGCCGACCAGGTGGGAATCAGGGTAGACAATCCCGAGCAGCCCAACGATCATACAGATGCCCTGGGCTCCGTGGGATCTGGAGGAGCGGGTAGCAGCAGCCTGGGCGCTGGATCCTCGCATCCTTATGGAACCGGAGCCATTGGGCAGCTGGCCAACGGGTACAGCTCACCCTCGTCCAGCTACCGCAAGAATGTGGTGAAAATGGTCACCGAGCGCCATGCAGCCGAGTACAACATGCGCCACAAGAACCGTGGAATGGCCCTGATCTTCAACCATGAACACTTCGAGGTGCCCACCTTGAAATCCCGGGCGGGAACCAATGTGGACTGCGAGAATCTGACTCGGGTGCTCAAGCAACTGGACTTCGAAGTGACCGTGTACAAGGACTGCCGCTACAAGGACATCTTGAGGACGATCGAGTACGCAGCGTCACAGAATCACGGCGACAGTGATTGCATCCTGGTCGCCATTCTGTCGCACGGCGAGATGGGCTACATTTACGCCAAGGACACGCAGTACAAGCTGGAGAACATCTGGAGCTTCTTCACGGCCAACCACTGTCCCTCACTAGCCGGCAAACCCAAGTTGTTCTTCATACAGGCCTGCCAGGGCGACAGATTGGATGGCGGAGTGACCATGCAGCGTGGTCAGACGGAAACCGATGGCGACTCCTCGATGAGCTACAAGATTCCCGTGCACGCCGACTTTCTGATCGCCTACTCCACGGTTCCCGGCTTCTATTCCTGGCGCAACACGACCCGCGGAAGCTGGTTCATGCAGAGCCTGTGCGCCGAGTTGGCGGCCAATGGCAAGAGGCTGGATATCCTGACCCTGCTCACTTTCGTGTGCCAGCGGGTGGCCGTGGACTTCGAGTCCTGCACCCCGGACACTCCGGAGATGCACCAGCAGAAGCAGATACCCTGCATCACCACCATGCTGACGCGCATTCTGCGTTTCAGCGACAAGCCGCTGGCTCCAGCTGGACGGGTTTGA
- the LOC6538003 gene encoding uncharacterized protein LOC6538003, with amino-acid sequence MFWTPEQVESMLEVLKTSTDRTVIYKCLVKLRTDLVKDKNGIVLFRTAGGVHIMVRLITKLNEKIMEVVLSILGNCCTDEQACIEAVECKVIPPLVTILKTIPNPLIQCRACRMLGNIAKSKKASQYLNVHYAAIAPAICHIIESTSAVQTRIMAFRVCRFLLASNQFLKHFLMANGFQQLMRIFLAVMKNDEAPKEPVPDIEMSTLIGLKRNQHREKYFEEVARNLEGVRSDIFDHQMLKNSTRNCDYALPKENEAAVELALEILKCLVLISAQQIGLKAWESISWNTSLASIVCFVKEESDQRASALKILSNFCKDPFAFYMLSTADAIVAACEMLMAVNMAKPLSESESRHCINIILTLSTDACSRSKIRRCGALRKLVAMIRDSNSQSERSSLFHILYNFQYDNLSMELMLYEGLVPMLVRELNDYLTSDDEHHKRRRDERLQGGKKRKMTDPTTPETLSKFSKTHETLGSDFESPSSSPRSYRTTSPCSSRSMSPVCKDLLTNDDDDNYSPACSDDDEDEDDSTNNSNGDTRERRIAANRPQPSNVLDILKLIEEGSEPIDDPLSDKEDLEELSSDVPPKLAQFRNHACNTIDIIENLIYRITLMVNKRVELGKPETLDTLIRAIKLFGANNNFSNALTNILLESQFFAHIIKHGVVHQLYQFTKMKEIRKDGFAFLETLTNVGESNYGKEELVRLLRCDDVISQQRAAISVAYIVKSHRLLYQFLYDGNALNMLFDMMLRKKTDDHYADEAADAVTSMARYTLGIVLSEAKPAESTAGICNQRASESAALHANCDMRFLVGHGADATSIGFNKQLLCETSEVFNKMLNSDFREGHAGEIQLQDYTASGLRYFLHLIVCQERHLTEPDYPALLQAYEMARVYIMPDMEVVLQQRLIQFLDSHNCLRLLEWALKNYHADLTETAISYYLCSSLPTQEKLQLFRAAEDSTYASEWFQLINDSVFERCRGYVY; translated from the exons ATGTTCTGGACACCAGAGCAAGTGGAGAGCATGCTGGAAGTGCTAAAGACCTCCACGGATCGAACAGTCATTTACAAATGCCTCGTGAAGCTGCGCACCGATCTGGTGAAGGATAAAAATGGCATTGTTTTATTTCGCACTGCTGGGGGCGTTCACATCATG GTGCGCCTGATCACCAAGCTGAATGAAAAGATAATGGAGGTGGTATTGAGCATATTGGGGAACTGCTGCACCGACGAACAGGCCTGCATTGAG GCCGTTGAATGCAAGGTGATTCCTCCGCTGGTGACCATTCTGAAGACCATACCTAATCCACTGATCCAATGTCGCGCATGCCGGATGCTTGGAAACATCGCCAAGAGCAAGAAGGCGTCCCAGTATCTGAACGTGCACTATGCGGCCATTGCGCCGGCTATCTGCCACATCATTGAGTCCACCAGCGCCGTGCAGACCCGCATCATGGCATTCCGCGTTTGCCGCTTTCTGCTGGCCAGCAACCAGTTTCTAAAGCACTTCCTCATGGCCAATGGATTCCAGCAGCTGATGCGCATTTTTCTGGCCGTAATGAAGAACGACGAGGCGCCCAAGGAGCCCGTTCCGGACATCGAGATGTCCACGCTGATTGGCCTGAAGAGGAACCAGCACCGCGAGAAGTATTTCGAGGAGGTGGCCCGGAATTTGGAGGGTGTACGCAGTGACATCTTCGACCACCAGATGCTCAAGAACTCCACAAGGAACTGTGACTACGCACTGCCCAAGGAAAATGAGGCGGCCGTTGAGCTGGCCCTCGAGATTTTGAAGTGTCTGGTCCTGATCTCAGCTCAGCAGATTGGACTGAAAGCTTGGGAG TCTATTTCTTGGAACACCTCGCTCGCCTCCATTGTGTGCTTCGTAAAGGAGGAAAGCGACCAGCGGGCCTCTGCCTTGAAAATTCTTTCGAACTTCTGCAAGGATCCTTTTGCCTTCTACATGCTGAGCACTGCGGATGCCATTGTGGCTGCCTGCGAGATGCTCATGGCCGTGAATATGGCAAAGCCACTTAGCGAAAGCGAGAGCCGGCACTGCATCAATATCATTTTGACCCTATCCACCGATGCCTGCAGCCGCTCGAAGATCCGGAGATGTGGAGCACTGCGCAAGCTGGTGGCCATGATTCGGGACTCTAACTCGCAAAGCGAGCGATCTTCG CTATTCCACATTCTTTACAACTTTCAATATGATAACTTGAGCATGGAACTTATGCTTTATGAAGGACTAGTGCCCATGTTGGTGAGGGAACTAAACGATTACCTGACCAGCGACGATGAGCATCACAAACGTCGGCGAGACGAGAGACTACAAGGtggcaaaaaaaggaaaatgacGGATCCCACAACGCCAGAGACCCTGAGCAAG TTCTCAAAAACCCACGAGACCTTAGGTTCGGACTTTGAATCGCCGAGCAGTTCACCCAGGTCTTATCGCACAACCAGTCCCTGCAGTTCGCGCAGCATGTCTCCGGTGTGCAAAGATCTGCTGACGAATGATGACGACGACAACTATTCACCGGCATGCAGTGATGATGACGAAGATGAGGATGATAGCACAAATAATAGCAATGGAGACACACGAGAGCGTCGCATTGCCGCCAATCGTCCCCAGCCGTCCAATGTTTTGGATATACTGAAACTAATCGAGGAGGGCAGCGAACCCATTGACGATCCGCTGTCCGACAAAGAGGATCTCGAGGAACTGAGCTCGGATGTGCCACCGAAATTAGCCCAGTTCCGCAATCACGCATGCAACACCATCGACATAATTGAAAACCTTATCTATCGCATTACGCTGATGGTGAACAAGCGCGTGGAGCTGGGAAAGCCGGAGACACTGGATACCCTGATAAGAGCAATCAAATTGTTTGGGGCTAACAATAATTTCTCAAACGCCCTGACAAATATTCTACT GGAGAGCCAGTTCTTTGCCCACATAATAAAACATGGCGTGGTCCATCAACTGTACCAGTTTACCAAGATGAAGGAG ATTCGCAAAGACGGCTTCGCCTTCCTGGAGACGTTAACCAATGTGGGAGAATCGAATTATGGCAAGGAGGAGCTAGTGCGTCTCCTACGCTGCGACGATGTGATATCCCAACAGAGAGCCGCCATATCGGTGGCCTACATCGTGAAGAGCCATCGCTTGCTCTACCAGTTCCTCTACGACGGCAATGCGCTGAATATGCTATTCGACATGATGCTGCGCAAGAAGACCGATGATCACTACGCAGATGAGGCGGCGGATGCAGTGACATCGATGGCGCGGTATACACTGGGCATCGTTCTGTCAGAAGCCAAACCAGCGGAAAGCACAGCTGGAATTTGCAACCAGCGGGCCAGTGAATCCGCTGCTCTGCACGCCAACTGCGACATGCGCTTCCTTGTTGGTCATGGAGCTGATGCCACCTCCATTGGGTTCAACAAGCAGCTGCTCTGCGAGACCAGCGAAGTGTTTAACAAGATGCTCAACAGTGATTTCCGCGAGGGTCACGCCGGCGAGATTCAGCTGCAGGATTACACGGCCAGTGGACTGCGCTACTTTCTGCATTTAATCGTGTGCCAGGAGCGGCACCTGACCGAGCCGGATTACCCTGCCCTGCTGCAGGCCTACGAGATGGCCCGCGTGTATATCATGCCCGATATGGAGGTGGTACTGCAGCAAAGACTCATCCAGTTCCTGGACTCACACAACTGCCTGCGCCTGCTCGAGTGGGCGCTGAAGAACTACCATGCCGACCTGACGGAGACTGCCATCAGCTATTATCTCTGCTCCTCGCTGCCGACGCAGGAAAAGCTACAGCTGTTCCGGGCGGCGGAGGACTCCACCTATGCCAGCGAGTGGTTCCAGCTGATCAACGATTCGGTGTTCGAGCGCTGCCGCGGCTATGTCTACTAg
- the LOC6538001 gene encoding electron transfer flavoprotein subunit beta, whose protein sequence is MARVLVGVKRVIDYAVKVRVKPDKSGVVTQGVKHSMNPFDEIAVEEAVKLKEKKLAEEVIAVSVGPAQSQEVIRTALAMGADRGVHVEIPAAEYELLQPIHVSKILAKLALDEKADLVILGKQAIDDDANQTAQMTAAVLDWPQGTFCNKIEKTDAGLTITREIDGGLETIKTKTPAVLSADLRLNTPRYATLPNIMKAKKKPLKKVTAKDLGVDTSPRIEVISVEDPPVRQAGATVADVDALVAKLKEGGHI, encoded by the exons ATGGCGCGTGTTTTGGTTGGAGTTAAGCGTGTGATCGACTACGCCGTCAAG GTGCGCGTCAAGCCCGACAAGAGCGGCGTGGTCACCCAGGGCGTGAAGCACTCGATGAATCCCTTCGACGAAATCGCCGTGGAGGAGGCGGTGAAGCTGAAGGAGAAGAAGCTGGCCGAGGAGGTGATCGCCGTCTCCGTGGGACCGGCCCAGTCGCAGGAGGTGATCCGCACCGCCCTGGCCATGGGCGCCGATCGCGGCGTACACGTGGAGATCCCAGCCGCCGAGTACGAGCTCCTGCAGCCCATCCACGTGTCCAAGATCCTAGCCAAGTTGGCGCTGGACGAAAAAGCCGACCTGGTGATCCTTGGCAAGCAGGCCATCGACGACGACGCCAACCAGACGGCTCAGATGACCGCCGCCGTGCTCGACTGGCCACAAGGCACCTTCTGCAACAAGATCGAGAAGACGGACGCCGGTCTGACCATCACCCGTGAGATTGACGGCGGTCTGGAGACGATCAAGACCAAGACCCCGGCTGTGCTGAGCGCCGATCTGCGGCTGAACACTCCTCGCTACGCCACGTTGCCGAACATCATGAAGGCCAAGAAGAAGCCCCTGAAGAAGGTGACGGCCAAGGATCTCGGCGTGGACACCTCGCCCCGCATCGAGGTCATCTCCGTGGAGGATCCTCCAGTGCGCCAGGCCGGTGCCACTGTCGCTGACGTGGATGCTCTGGTGGCCAAGCTGAAGGAGGGCGGCCACATCTAG
- the LOC6538004 gene encoding D-beta-hydroxybutyrate dehydrogenase, mitochondrial, protein MSGSQLLCALRRSLGLGRQQLKVDSRHVVLITGCDSGLGHSMAVYCHESLHMTVVSCCHNIKSDGAKLLQSLGSPGKGLTRMHTLELDLLEADSIRLVHRQLRDILAKDPSYRLTALINNAGVMCFGEFEWQLPEQIEAQINCNLLGTMRLTRELLPLLRQQQGRIINITSHCGLQALPTLGPYAASKAALRFWTDALRVELQQYGMEVINFIPGSFVLDSNIAARQQQHAQKMREAFSPEQHALYDTYFEAFNGYLKVLSGFKPPNRLRNESLLAKFKDALTSSQPLALYIEEPRRYRLYRWLFSLCPTPLVDWLTLRFCAMPTYESTNRREKI, encoded by the exons ATGAGCGGCAGTCAACTTCTTTGCGCCCTCCGACGATCGCTGGGATTGGGCAGGCAGCAGCTGAAGGTCGATAGCCGGCATGTGGTGCTGATCACGGGATGCGATTCGGGATTGGG CCACTCCATGGCCGTTTACTGCCACGAATCGCTGCACATGACCGTGGTTTCCTGCTGCCACAACATCAAGTCGGATGGAGCTAAGCTGCTGCAGAGCCTGGGCTCGCCCGGGAAAGGACTCACCAGGATGCACACCTTGGAACTAGATCTATTGGAAGCCGATTCCATTCGCCTGGTGCATCGGCAGCTGAGGGACATACTGGCCAAAGACCCCAGCTATCGTCTAACGGCGCTGATAAACAATGCAGGTGTTATGTGCTTCGGGGAATTCGAATGGCAGCTACCGGAGCAGATCGAGGCGCAGATCAACTGCAATCTGCTGGGCACCATGAGGTTAACACGCGAACTGCTGCCCCTGCTTCGACAGCAGCAGGGCAGGATCATTAACATAACCAGTCACTGCGGATTGCAGGCTCTTCCAACTCTGGGTCCTTATGCCGCCTCCAAGGCTGCCCTTCGCTTTTGGACGGATGCGTTGCGTGTGGAACTGCAGCAGTATGGCATGGAGGTGATCAACTTCATACCAGGATCCTTTGTCCTGGACAGCAACATCGCAgccaggcagcagcagcatgctCAGAAGATGCGCGAGGCCTTCAGCCCGGAGCAACACGCTCTGTACGACACGTACTTCGAAGCCTTCAATGGTTATCTGAAAGTTCTGAGCGGCTTCAAGCCGCCCAATCGGCTGAGGAACGAGTCGCTGCTGGCCAAATTTAAGGATGCATTGACCAGCTCACAACCATTGGCCTTGTACATCGAGGAACCCCGTAGATACCGCCTGTATCGCTGGCTCTTTTCGCTGTGCCCCACGCCGCTGGTGGACTGGCTCACGTTGCGCTTCTGCGCCATGCCCACCTACGAGTCAACAAACAGGCGGGAGAAGATTTAG
- the LOC6537999 gene encoding protein claret segregational, whose product MESRLPKPSGIKRPQMPVRTVLPTDRIRAGLGLGGGAGGAGAFNANQTYCGNLLPPLSRDLNNLPQVLERRGGGARAASPEPMKMGNRAKLRRSRSACDINELRGNKRTAAAPSLPSIPSKVSRLGGALAAPSQRPVRPAPATSTSSTAVKRPPVTRPAPRTAVGAAAKKPAGTAAASSAAGTAAATTKRIAPYDFKARFHDLLEKHKVLKTKYEKQTEDMGELESMPQQLEETQNKLIETESSLKNIQSDNECLQRQVKQHTAKIDTITSTLGRTKEELSELQAIHEKVKTEHAALSTEVVHLRQRTEELLRCNEQQAAELEICKEQLFQSNMERKELHNTVMDLRGNIRVFCRIRPPLESEENRMCCTWNYHDESTVELQSIDPQAKSKMGQQIFSFDQVFHPLSSQSDIFEMVSPLIQSALDGYNICIFAYGQTGSGKTYTMDGVPESVGVIPRTVDLLFDSIRGYRNLGWEYEIKATFLEIYNEVLYDLLSNEQKDMEIRMAKNNKNDIYVSNITEETVLDPDHLRQLMHTAKMNRATASTAGNERSSRSHAVTKLELIGRHAEKQEISVGSINLVDLAGSESPKTSTRMTETKNINRSLSELTNVILALLQKQDHIPYRNSKLTHLLMPSLGGNSKTLMFINVSPFQDCFQESVKSLRFAASVNSCKMAKAKRNRYLNNSVANSSTQSNNSGSFDK is encoded by the exons ATGGAATCCCGGCTACCAAAACCGTCGGGCATCAAGCGACCCCAGATGCCGGTGAGAACCGTGCTGCCCACAGATCGAATTCGCGCAGGATTAGGATTGGGAggtggagctggtggagcCGGCGCCTTCAATGCCAACCAGACGTACTGCGGCAACTTACTGCCGCCCCTCTCAAGGGACCTCAACAATCTGCCCCAGGTTCTGGAGCGCcgcggaggaggag CACGTGCCGCCTCTCCGGAACCCATGAAAATGGGCAACCGGGCCAAGCTGAGACGCAGTCGTAGTGCCTGTGACATCAACGAACTGCGTGGAAACAAGcgcactgctgctgctccttcctTGCCCAGTATTCCAAGCAAAGTTTCTCGTCTGGGTGGTGCACTCGCTGCTCCCAGCCAGCGACCAGTGCGTCCTGCGCCCGCCACGTCAACCAGTTCCACAGCTGTCAAAAGACCACCAGTAACGCGTCCTGCTCCTCGAACTGCCGTGGGAGCAGCCGCGAAGAAAccagcaggaacagcagcagcatcgtcCGCAGCAGGCACAGCTGCTGCTACGACCAAGCGTATTGCCCCCTACGACTTCAAAGCCCGCTTCCATGATCTGCTGGAGAAGCACAAGGTGCTTAAGACGAAGTACGAGAAGCAAACAGAGGACATGGGCGAGCTGGAGTCCATGCcccagcagctggaggagacCCAGAACAAGCTCATCGAGACGGAGAGCTCGCTGAAGAACATCCAGAGCGACAACGAGTGCCTTCAGAGGCAGGTGAAGCAGCATACCGCCAAAATTGATACAATCACCTCGACGCTGGGCAGGACCAAAGAGGAGCTCTCCGAGCTGCAAGCAATACATGAG AAAGTAAAAACGGAGCATGCTGCTCTGAGCACAGAAGTGGTCCATCTGCGCCAGCGCACCGAGGAACTGCTGCGCTGCAATGAGCAGCAGGCCGCCGAGCTGGAGATCTGCAAGGAGCAACTCTTCCAGTCGAACATGGAGCGCAAGGAGTTGCACAACACGGTCATGGACCTGCGCGGCAACATCAGGGTCTTCTGTCGAATACGACCGCCGCTGGAGTCTGAGGAGAACCGCATGTGTTGCACCTGGAACTACCACGACGAGTCGACCGTGGAGCTGCAGAGCATTGACCCACAGGCCAAGAGCAAGATGGGCCAGCAGATCTTCTCCTTTGACCAGGTCTTTCACCCGCTCTCCTCGCAGTCGGACATCTTCGAAATGGTCTCGCCGCTCATCCAGTCCGCTCTCGATGGCTACAACATCTGCATCTTTGCCTATGGACAGACGGGCAGTGGCAAGACATACACGATGGACGGCGTGCCGGAGAGTGTGGGCGTCATACCGCGCACGGTGGACCTGCTCTTCGACTCCATCCGGGGATATCGCAATTTGGGCTGGGAGTACGAGATCAAGGCCACCTTCCTGGAGATCTACAACGAAGTGCTTTACGATCTGCTGAGTAACGAGCAGAAGGACATGGAGATTCGTATGgccaagaacaacaagaacgACATCTACGTGTCCAATATAACCGAGGAAACGGTTTTGGATCCCGATCACCTGCGCCAACTCATGCACACGGCCAAAATGAACCGTGCCACCGCCTCGACAGCTGGCAATGAGCGCTCCTCCCGTTCCCATGCTGTTACCAAACTGGAGCTCATCGGACGACATGCCGAAAAGCAGGAGATCTCGGTGGGGTCCATAAACCTGGTGGATTTGGCGGGCTCTGAGTCCCCCAAGACAAGCACCCGCATGACGGAGACGAAAAACATTAATCGCTCGCTGTCGGAGCTGACCAACGTAATCCTGGCGCTGCTGCAGAAGCAGGACCACATCCCCTACAGGAACTCTAAGCTGACGCACCTACTGATGCCCTCGCTGGGCGGCAACTCGAAAACCCTTATGTTCATCAACGTCTCGCCGTTCCAAGACTGTTTCCAAGAGTCCGTCAAGTCGCTGCGCTTCGCGGCCTCCGTAAACTCCTGCAAAATGGCTAAGGCCAAGCGGAATCGCTACCTAAATAACTCGGTGGCCAATAGCAGCACACAGAGCAACAACAGTGGCAGTTtcgataaataa
- the LOC6538000 gene encoding 3'(2'),5'-bisphosphate nucleotidase 1, protein MAAAAPVIMRVMASSISTAKRAGGIIRDVLKKGDLGIVDKGKNDPQTEADRSAQRCIIASLANKFPTVKIIGEEGGSDLNVCDDWLVNDLDEGFLQQSCPAEWKDVKPEDFVIWVDPLDGTAEYTQGHVEHVTVLIGIAVKDAAVGGIIHQPFYQQPDGEMGRTIWGLKGLGTGGFTAVPAPAGQFIITTTRSHSNALHQQALNAFASTEVLKVGGAGFKVLQLLEGKAHAYVFATPGCKKWDTCAPEAVLEAQGGCLTNINGEHYAYNADVEHVNRQGVLASLGQNHAALVEKIPAEVRAAVGAK, encoded by the exons ATGGCTGCAGCTGCCCCGGTGATCATGCGCGTCATGGCGTCCTCAATTAGCACCGCCAAGCGGGCTGGAGGAATCATCCGCGACGTGCTCAAGAAGGGCGACCTGGGCATAGTGGACAAGGGCAAGAACGATCCCCAGACGGAGGCAGATCGCTCTGCCCAGCGCTGCATCATCGCCTCCTTGGCTAACAAGTTCCCCACCGTGAAGATCATTGGCGAGGAAGGGGGATCCGATCTGAATGTTTGCGACGACTGGCTGGTGAACGATTTGGATGAGGGATTCCTGCAGCAAAGTTGCCCCGCTGAGTGGAAGGATGTCAAACCCGAGGACTTTGTGATTTGGGTGGATCCCCTGGATGGCACAGCCGAGTATACACAGG GACACGTGGAACACGTGACCGTCCTGATCGGCATAGCTGTGAAAGATGCTGCTGTGGGCGGCATCATACATCAGCCCTTCTACCAGCAGCCCGATGGCGAAATGGGTCGTACCATTTGGGGCCTCAAGGGTCTGGGCACGGGAGGATTCACGGCGGTGCCCGCGCCAGCCGGCCAGTTCATCATAACCACCACACGCTCGCATTCCAATGCCCTGCACCAGCAAGCGCTCAATGCATTCGCATCCACAGAAGTTCTGAAAGTCGGAGGCGCTGGGTTCAAAgtgctccagctgctggagGGAAAGGCCCATGCCTACGTCTTCGCCACGCCCGGATGCAAGAAGTGGGACACCTGCGCACCCGAGGCCGTTCTGGAGGCCCAGGGCGGCTGCCTAACCAACATCAACGGCGAGCACTACGCCTACAATGCGGATGTGGAGCACGTGAATCGCCAGGGAGTGCTGGCCAGTCTGGGACAGAACCATGCCGCGCTGGTGGAAAAGATTCCAGCCGAGGTGCGGGCGGCAGTGGGAGCCAAGTAA